A window of Terriglobus sp. RCC_193 contains these coding sequences:
- a CDS encoding glycosyltransferase family 2 protein produces the protein MKMERRVLLTESFEPGKIGIATALFNSSKVLPDFFKSLEEQTYTNFIVYSVDNASADGSAALCRDQGSRYKVTENSQNTGFAQGTNQGIRQAIEDGCEYVLILNNDVLFEPDFLALLVEGLNQHHADMVAPLTYYFDPPNVIWAAGGRLQRLFGYRPVHLGMNQIDTGQFSLDMKIQFAPGSCILARREVFSNIGLLDETFFTYWEDTDFAARALKNHLLTYLIPQAKLWHKVSSLTGKNSPFQRYYAVRNHALYIHKHCSPLEAQALNALYLTWYRIAKAFNKGDAARIQAWKDGLELARTQSFKKP, from the coding sequence ATGAAAATGGAAAGGAGAGTACTTCTGACCGAATCATTCGAGCCAGGAAAAATCGGAATCGCTACAGCACTCTTCAACAGCAGTAAGGTGCTCCCTGACTTCTTCAAATCACTTGAGGAGCAGACCTATACGAACTTCATTGTCTATTCAGTGGATAACGCATCCGCGGACGGATCAGCCGCCTTATGCCGCGATCAGGGTTCCCGCTATAAGGTGACAGAAAACTCTCAAAACACCGGGTTTGCACAAGGCACCAACCAGGGTATTCGTCAGGCCATCGAGGATGGCTGCGAATATGTACTGATACTGAATAACGATGTGTTATTCGAACCGGATTTTCTGGCGCTGTTAGTAGAGGGTCTGAACCAACATCATGCAGACATGGTCGCTCCTCTGACGTACTACTTCGATCCACCAAATGTTATATGGGCGGCTGGAGGCAGGCTGCAGCGCCTTTTCGGCTATCGTCCGGTGCACCTTGGGATGAACCAGATCGATACGGGCCAGTTCTCACTTGATATGAAGATTCAGTTTGCGCCGGGTTCCTGTATTCTCGCGCGACGTGAGGTGTTCTCAAACATTGGGCTGCTTGATGAAACGTTCTTCACATACTGGGAAGACACGGATTTCGCGGCACGTGCCCTTAAAAATCATCTCCTGACCTATCTGATTCCGCAGGCGAAGCTATGGCATAAAGTGAGCAGCTTAACTGGAAAGAACTCCCCGTTTCAGCGCTACTACGCAGTGCGTAACCACGCGCTTTACATCCACAAGCACTGTTCGCCCCTTGAAGCTCAAGCGCTTAACGCTCTTTACCTCACCTGGTATCGAATCGCAAAAGCTTTCAACAAAGGGGATGCAGCCCGGATACAGGCATGGAAAGATGGGCTTGAGTTAGCCAGGACCCAATCTTTTAAAAAACCTTAG